The Actinomycetota bacterium genome window below encodes:
- a CDS encoding redoxin domain-containing protein, producing MTHLRVGDLAPDFTLPSHLDEPVTLSALRGRPVALAFFPLAWTPV from the coding sequence ATGACACACCTGCGCGTGGGCGACCTCGCCCCGGACTTCACGCTCCCCTCGCACCTCGACGAACCGGTCACGCTCTCCGCGCTGCGCGGCCGCCCGGTCGCGCTCGCGTTCTTCCCACTCGCCTGGACCCCCGTTTGA